The following coding sequences are from one Macaca nemestrina isolate mMacNem1 chromosome 1, mMacNem.hap1, whole genome shotgun sequence window:
- the LOC105499174 gene encoding exocyst complex component 8 yields MAMAMSDSGASRLRRQLESGGFEARLYVKQLSQQSDGDRDLQEHRQRIQALAEETAQNLKRNVYQNYRQFIETAREISYLESEMYQLSHLLTEQKSSLESIPLTLLPAAAAAGAAAASGGEEGVGGAGGRDHLRGQAGFFSTPGGASRDGSGPGEEGKQRTLTTLLEKVEGCRHLLETPGQYLVYNGDLVEYDADHMAQLQRVHGFLMNDCLLVATWLPQRRGMYRYNALYSLDGLAVVNVKDNPPMKDMFKLLMFPESRIFQAENAKIKREWLEVLEETKRALSEKRRREQEEAAAPRGPPQVTSKATNPFEDDEEEEPAVPEVEEENVDLSMEWIQELPEDLDVCIAQRDFEGAVDLLDKLNHYLEDKPSPPPVKELRAKVEERVRQLTEVLVFELSPDRSLRGGPKATRRAVSQLIRLGQCTKACELFLRNRAAAVHTAIRQLRIEGATLLYIHKLCHVFFTSLLETAREFEIDFAGTDSGCYSAFVVWARSAMGMFVDAFSKQVFDSKESLSTAAECVKVAKEHCQQLGDIGLDLTFIIHALLVKDIQGALHSYKEIIIEATKHRNSEEMWRRMNLMTPEALGKLKEEMKSCGVSNFEQYTGDDCWVNLSYTVVAFTKQTMGFLEEALKLYFPELHMVLLESLVEIILVAVQHVDYSLRCEQDPEKKAFIRQNASFLYETVLPVVEKRFEEGVGKPAKQLQDLRNASRLIRVNPESTTSVV; encoded by the coding sequence ATGGCGATGGCGATGTCGGACAGTGGGGCGAGCCGCCTGCGTCGGCAGCTGGAGTCAGGGGGTTTTGAGGCGCGGCTGTACGTGAAGCAGCTCTCGCAGCAGTCGGATGGGGACCGGGACCTCCAGGAGCACCGGCAGCGCATCCAGGCGCTGGCGGAGGAGACGGCGCAGAACCTGAAGCGCAACGTCTACCAGAACTACCGGCAGTTCATAGAGACGGCCCGTGAGATCTCCTACCTAGAGAGCGAGATGTACCAGCTCAGCCACCTGCTGACGGAGCAGAAGAGCAGCCTGGAGAGCATCCCGCTTACGTTGCTGCCTGCCGCAGCTGCCGCCGGAGCCGCTGCCGCGTCTGGCGGGGAGGAGGGAGTCGGTGGGGCGGGGGGCCGAGACCACCTCCGAGGCCAGGCCGGTTTTTTCTCCACCCCCGGTGGCGCCTCCCGCGACGGCTCCGGTCCAGGCGAGGAAGGAAAGCAGCGCACTCTCACTACCCTGCTTGAGAAGGTGGAAGGCTGCAGGCATTTGCTGGAGACGCCGGGACAGTACCTGGTGTACAACGGGGACCTAGTGGAATACGATGCCGACCACATGGCCCAACTGCAGCGGGTGCACGGCTTTCTCATGAACGATTGTTTGTTGGTGGCTACCTGGCTGCCGCAGCGGCGGGGGATGTATCGCTACAACGCTCTCTATTCCCTAGATGGTTTGGCCGTAGTCAATGTCAAGGACAACCCGCCCATGAAGGACATGTTCAAGCTGCTTATGTTCCCCGAGAGCCGTATTTTCCAGGCCGAAAATGCTAAAATCAAACGAGAGTGGCTGGAAGTGCTGGAGGAGACCAAGAGAGCCCTCAGTGAGAAAAGGCGAagggagcaggaggaggcagcGGCCCCTCGAGGGCCACCCCAAGTGACTTCCAAGGCCACTAACCCATTTGAGGATGACGAAGAAGAAGAGCCAGCTGTTCCTGAGGTAGAGGAAGAGAACGTGGACCTCTCCATGGAATGGATCCAGGAGTTACCTGAAGACCTGGATGTCTGCATTGCGCAGAGGGACTTTGAAGGGGCTGTTGACCTGCTGGATAAATTGAACCATTACCTGGAAGATAAGCCTAGCCCACCTCCTGTAAAAGAACTAAGGGCCAAAGTGGAGGAGCGAGTTCGACAGCTCACTGAGGTGCTGGTTTTCGAACTCTCCCCAGATCGTTCCCTGAGAGGTGGTCCCAAGGCTACTCGCAGAGCAGTTTCGCAACTGATCCGGCTGGGCCAGTGCACGAAGGCCTGTGAGCTATTTTTGAGAAACAGGGCAGCCGCTGTTCATACAGCAATTCGTCAGCTTCGCATTGAAGGCGCCACTTTACTCTATATTCATAAGCTGTGCCATGTCTTCTTTACCAGCCTTCTTGAGACTGCAAGAGAATTTGAGATTGATTTTGCAGGCACTGACAGCGGCTGCTACTCCGCCTTTGTGGTCTGGGCAAGATCAGCCATGGGCATGTTCGTGGATGCTTTCAGCAAGCAGGTGTTTGATAGTAAGGAGAGCCTCTCAACAGCAGCTGAGTGTGTAAAAGTGGCTAAGGAGCATTGCCAGCAACTGGGTGATATCGGACTGGACCTCACCTTCATCATCCATGCCCTTCTGGTGAAAGACATCCAAGGGGCCTTGCACAGTTACAAAGAAATCATCATTGAAGCCACTAAACATCGCAACTCTGAAGAGATGTGGAGAAGGATGAACTTGATGACGCCAGAAGCCCTGGGTAAGCTCAAAGAAGAGATGAAAAGCTGTGGGGTAAGTAACTTTGAGCAGTACACAGGGGATGACTGCTGGGTGAACCTAAGTTACACAGTGGTTGCTTTCACCAAACAGACCATGGGCTTCTTGGAAGAGGCTCTGAAGCTGTATTTCCCAGAGCTGCACATGGTACTTTTGGAGAGCCTGGTGGAAATCATTTTGGTTGCTGTTCAGCATGTGGATTATAGTCTTCGATGTGAGCAGGATCCAGAGAAGAAAGCTTTTATCAGACAGAATGCATCCTTTTTATATGAAACAGTCCTCCCTGTGGTGGAGAAAAGGTTTGAAGAAGGTGTGGGGAAACCTGCCAAGCAACTCCAAGATCTGAGGAATGCATCTAGACTTATTCGTGTGAATCCTGAAAGTACAACATCAGTGGTCTAA